The nucleotide window AATTCTTGATGTGTTAGATGTTATCGCACCCGTTGAAGTGCGCGAGAAAATGTCCACCCAACTGAAAAACATTGATTTCGCCAGTCATCCGGCGGCCGCCGACCCGGTTACGCTTCGCGCGATCCAGAAAGCCATCGCTCTGATTGAGCTGAGATTCACTCCGCAGGGTGAGTCTCACTGAGACAGGCTGATACGTTGAACCTGGTTTTCTGAGACAACGTGAAAGGGCGACAGTCTCTGTCGCCCGGAGAAGGGTCAGAAGAAGGCTTGTACCAGCAGATAGCTGGCCGCACACGCGCAGCTCACGCCAATCAACCCTGGCAGAATAAAGCTGTGGTTGATGATAAATTTGCCGATACGGGTCGTACCTGAACGGTCAAACCCGATGCAGGCCAGGTCGCTTGGGTAGGTTGGCAGCACAAAGTATCCGTAAGACGCGGGGAAGAAGGCGATCAGCATTTTGGGTTCGATTCCCAGCATTAAGCCCATTGGCGCAACAGCGGTGAGCGCCGCCGCCTGGCTGTTCACCAGCTTAGAGACCAGGAAAAGCACAATGGCATACGTCCACGGGTGACTTTTCACCACGCCTTCCAGCGCCATTTTTAGCTCGTCGAGGTGTGCCTGGAAAAACGTATCACTCATCCACGCGACGCCAAACACCGAGAAGATTGCGACCATCCCCGCTTTAAACACCGCTCCGTTAGAAATGGCAGAGGCTTTTACCTGGCAGGACATCAGCATAATGGCCCCGGCAATGAGCATCATCATCTGTATGACAAGGTTCATCGACAGCGCTGTCATTTTGCCTTTCACCTCGAAGGCAGGGCGCAGCTCAGGCAGTGCCCCCAGGAGGACAACAACGGCAATCCCGGCGAAGAAGATCCAGGTTGACCAGTAAGCTTGCTTAGGAAAACGCTGATTCATCAGCGTTTCAGCGCCACCGTAGATAAACTCGCGCTGTTTCGGATCTTTCAGCTTTTCCTGAAACTCCGGGTCATCCGCCAGATCTTTACCCCGGCGCAAACTCCACAATGCGGCAATAGCGACGCCAAATAGCGAGGCAGGAACCGATACGGCGAGAATTTCGAGGATCCCCCA belongs to Enterobacter cloacae and includes:
- a CDS encoding anaerobic C4-dicarboxylate transporter, yielding MITIEFIVIILCLLVGTRFGGMGLGLISGIGLFILSFIFGLQPGKPPVDVMLTILAVIGCAATLQTAGGLNVMMQFAERLLRKHPQHITLLAPFTTWMLTFLCGTGHVVYTMFPIIADIALKKGIRPERPMAVASVASQMAITASPVSVAVVSLVSILGAQHGIGHAWGILEILAVSVPASLFGVAIAALWSLRRGKDLADDPEFQEKLKDPKQREFIYGGAETLMNQRFPKQAYWSTWIFFAGIAVVVLLGALPELRPAFEVKGKMTALSMNLVIQMMMLIAGAIMLMSCQVKASAISNGAVFKAGMVAIFSVFGVAWMSDTFFQAHLDELKMALEGVVKSHPWTYAIVLFLVSKLVNSQAAALTAVAPMGLMLGIEPKMLIAFFPASYGYFVLPTYPSDLACIGFDRSGTTRIGKFIINHSFILPGLIGVSCACAASYLLVQAFF